One part of the Patescibacteria group bacterium genome encodes these proteins:
- a CDS encoding ZIP family metal transporter yields the protein MVNYFYIFGSVVLVSAISLVGVFFLSFSQTVLKKLVFFLVSLSAGTLIGDVFIHLIPEISAGDDQGLGIWFCLMGGLLIFFILEKIIHWRHCHVPTSQEHPHHLGMMNLVGDTFHNFFDGLIIAGSFLASWPLGLATLIAVIAHEIPQEIGNFGVLIYAGYSRRRALWLNFLTALSAILGAAVALAFNNGLLGFTDFILAFTAGGFIYIATADLIPELNKETRPIKSFLQLLFIVFGIFIMWLLKILFI from the coding sequence ATGGTTAATTATTTTTATATTTTCGGTAGCGTGGTTCTGGTTTCGGCCATATCTTTGGTCGGGGTCTTTTTTTTATCATTCTCTCAGACAGTCTTGAAAAAACTGGTATTCTTCTTAGTTAGCTTGTCGGCCGGCACTTTGATTGGTGATGTCTTTATCCACCTAATACCAGAGATAAGCGCCGGCGATGATCAGGGCTTAGGGATTTGGTTCTGCTTGATGGGCGGCCTCTTAATCTTCTTCATCCTAGAGAAGATAATCCATTGGCGCCATTGCCATGTGCCTACCAGTCAAGAGCATCCGCATCATCTGGGCATGATGAATCTAGTGGGTGATACTTTTCATAATTTTTTTGATGGTCTGATAATCGCCGGTTCATTCTTGGCCAGCTGGCCCTTAGGCTTGGCTACCTTGATTGCGGTCATCGCTCATGAAATTCCTCAGGAAATCGGTAACTTTGGCGTCCTGATTTATGCCGGCTATTCCCGACGGCGGGCTTTATGGCTTAACTTTTTGACCGCTCTTTCGGCAATTTTGGGTGCGGCTGTAGCTTTGGCTTTTAATAATGGTCTGCTTGGTTTTACTGATTTTATCCTGGCTTTTACGGCCGGCGGTTTTATTTATATCGCGACCGCTGACTTAATCCCGGAGCTAAACAAAGAAACCAGGCCGATCAAATCTTTCCTGCAATTATTATTCATAGTGTTCGGGATTTTCATCATGTGGCTGCTTAAGATATTATTTATCTAG